From Scomber scombrus chromosome 13, fScoSco1.1, whole genome shotgun sequence, a single genomic window includes:
- the tmtc4 gene encoding protein O-mannosyl-transferase TMTC4 has product MALSEVYWDHHIPLPKLPPVQAKVTVALVALLCFINSYDGEFVFDDSEAIVNNKDLRPETPLNNIWSNDFWGSNLSSNSSHKSYRPLTVFTFRLNYLLAGGLHPVGFHVLNIILHAVISALMIDVFAILIGGLAYDEMSKILNYAPKTSLLAALFFAAHPVHTESVAGIVGRADLLCALFFQLSFLTYCKAFNRGSDRDDRFSVQWVVVSLLLCAAAMLCKEQGITVLGVNAAFDVLLICNVNVYELSQRLLLRKNPLNVSEMLRSGLLTRLALMGLGGLSMLYARWRIMGTGPPAFTEVDNPASFAENVFLRILNYNYYYSLNAWLLLCPWWLCFDWSMGCVPLIKSATDWRMVWLLLLWCVLIGLISQALCSQDSQRRRTLTLGLVLLVVPFLPACNIFFRVGFVIAERVLYLSSSGYCLLLAYSVGHCCCCWTKYRKLLCASVLTLLCVYVARCALRSHQWRSEQSLFTSALTVCPFNAKVHYNVGKNLADRGNTTAAITYYREAVRLHPTYVHAMNNLGNILKERNELIEAEQLLSKAVSIQPDFAAAWMNLGIVQNSLQKFEEAEQSYWNAIRFRKKYPDCYYNLGRLYADQHRFVDALNAWRNATMLKPEHSLAWNNMVILLDNTGNLGQAELIGREALKLLPNDHTIMFSLANVLGKLQKYKESEGFFLHALRINPNGASCHGNLAVLYHRWGKLELAKKHYELSLKLDPEAPGTRDNYNMLRRKLDQLKLHTP; this is encoded by the exons ATGGCATTGTCTGAAGTTTATTGGGATCACCACATACCACTGCCAAAGCTTCCTCCTGTCCAGGCCAAAGTCACTGTTGCCCTGGTGGCACTCCTGTGCTTCATAAACAGTTATGATGGGGAGTTTGTGTTTGATGACTCTGAAGCAATTGTCAACAACAag GACTTGAGACCAGAAACACCTCTGAACAACATCTGGAGCAATGACTTCTGGGGAAGCAACCTGAGTAGCAATTCTAGTCACAAGTCCTACCGACCTCTCACAGTATTTACATTTAG GTTGAACTACCTACTGGCGGGAGGCCTGCACCCTGTTGGTTTCCATGTGTTGAACATCATCCTCCATGCTGTCATATCTGCCCTTATGATTGACGTGTTTGCTATACTGATTGGCGGACTGGCTTATGATGAGATGAGTAAGATACTGAACTACGCTCCCAAGACCTCTCTGCTTGCTGCCCTCTTCTTTGCTGCACACCCTGTCCACACAGAAAGT GTGGCTGGTATAGTGGGTCGAGCAGACCTTTTGTGCGCCCTGTTCTTCCAGCTCTCTTTTCTCACCTACTGCAAAGCTTTCAACAGAG GGAGTGACAGAGATGACAGGTTTTCTGTCCAGTGGGTTGTGGTCAGCCTCTTGCTGTGTGCTGCAGCGATGCTTTGTAAAGAACAAGGCATCACAGTCTTG ggtgtgaatgcagcctttGATGTCCTCCTGATCTGTAATGTTAATGTGTATGAACTCAGCCAGAGGCTACTCCTTAGGAAGAATCCACTCAAT gTAAGTGAGATGTTGCGATCGGGACTGCTTACACGATTGGCTCTCATGGGTCTTGGAGGACTCTCAATGCTCTATGCACGCTGGAGGATCATGGGAACAGGACCGCCAGCATTCACTGAAGTAGACAACCCTGCCTCTTttgcagaaaatgtatttctcagG ATACTGAACTATAATTATTACTACTCTCTGAATGCCTGGCTGCTGCTGTGTCCCTGGTGGCTGTGTTTTGATTGGTCCATGGGCTGTGTGCCTCTCATTAAGTCAGCCACTGATTGGAGGATggtgtggctgctgctgctctggtgTGTCCTGATAGGCTTGATAAGCCAAGCCTTATGCTCACAGGACAGCCAGAGAAGGAG GACGTTGACCTTAGGTCTGGTGCTGCTGGTCGTCCCTTTCCTGCCAGCCTGTAACATATTTTTCAGGGTGGGTTTCGTTATTGCTGAGAGAGTTCTCTACCTGTCCTCGTCTGGCTACTGCCTACTGCTGGCCTACTCGGTgggacactgctgctgctgttggacCAAATACAGG AAGCTGCTGTGTGCGTCAGTGCTTACacttttgtgtgtatatgtagcTCGCTGTGCTCTCCGCAGTCACCAGTGGCGGTCGGAGCAAAGCCTCTTTACCAGTGCCCTGACTGTCTGTCCATTCAATGCCAAG GTCCATTATAACGTTGGAAAGAATCTGGCTGATAGAGGGAACACTACTGCTGCCATCACATATTACAGAGAGGCAGTCAG GCTACATCCTACCTATGTCCACGCCATGAACAACCTGGGGAACATCCTGAAGGAGAGGAATGAACTGATTGAGGCAGAGCAGCTCTTATCTAAAGCAGTTTCTATTCA GCCTGATTTTGCTGCTGCTTGGATGAATCTGGGTATAGTGCAGAACAGCCTGCAGAAATTTGAGGAAGCAGAGCAGAGCTACTGGAACGCCATCCGCTTCCGGAAAAAATACCCAGACTGCTACTATAACCTGGGACGCTTG tATGCAGACCAGCACAGATTCGTGGATGCCCTGAACGCCTGGAGGAATGCAACAATGCTAAAACCTGAGCACAGCCTGGCTTGGAACAACATGGTCATTCTACTGGACAACACTG GTAACTTGGGTCAAGCGGAGCTGATCGGCCGGGAAGCTTTGAAGCTCCTCCCTAATGACCACACTATCATGTTTTCATTGGCTAATGTCCTGGGgaaattacagaaatataaG gaGTCAGAGGGCTTCTTCCTTCACGCTCTTCGGATCAACCCAAATGGTGCTAGTTGCCATGGCAATTTAG CTGTGCTGTATCATCGCTGGGGAAAGCTAGAGCTGGCAAAGAAACACTATGAGCTGTCTCTAAAGTTAGACCCCGAGGCTCCAGGGACCAGAGACAACTACAACATGCTGCGACGCAAACTGGACCAGCTTAAACTGCACACACCCTGA